A single Vicugna pacos chromosome 15, VicPac4, whole genome shotgun sequence DNA region contains:
- the LOC102543054 gene encoding olfactory receptor 2G3, with product MEKANESSLMGFVLLGFSDHPRLEAVLFIFVLFFYLVSLVGNFTIIIISYLDPPLHTPMYFFLSNLSLLDLCFTTSLAPQTLVNLRGPEKTITYGGCVVQLYISLALGSTECILLAVMALDRYIAVCKPLHYVVIMNPRLCQQLATISWLSGLANSLIHATFTFQLPFCGNHTLDHFICEVPALLKLACVDTTTNELVLFVVSVLFLLLPPTFILISYGFITQAVLRIKSVEARRKAFSTCSSHLTVVIIFYGTIIYMYLQPSSSYAQDQGKFISLFYTMVTPTLNPIIYTLRNKDVKESVKKLLSGKLCSLWM from the coding sequence ATGGAAAAAGCCAATGAGAGTTCCCTGATGGGTTTTGTCCTTCTAGGCTTCTCAGACCACCCTCGCCTGGAGGCTGTGCTCTTtatatttgtccttttcttctaCCTCGTGTCCCTTGTGGGAAatttcaccatcatcatcatctcataCCTGGATCCCCCTCTTCATACCCCaatgtacttcttcctcagcaACCTCTCCCTGCTGGACCTCTGCTTCACTACTAGCCTTGCACCTCAGACCCTAGTTAACCTGCGAGGACCAGAGAAAACAATCACTTATGGTGGTTGTGTGGTACAGCTGTATATTTCCCTAGCACTGGGCTCCACCGAGTGTATCCTCCTGGCTGTGATGGCCTTGGATCGCTACATTGCTGTCTGCAAACCCCTCCACTATGTGGTCATCATGAACCCACGGCTATGCCAGCAGCTGGCCACCATCTCCTGGCTCAGTGGTTTGGCCAATTCCCTGATCCATGCTACCTTTACCTTCCAGTTGCCTTTTTGTGGCAACCACACACTGGATCATTTTATTTGTGAAGTACCAGCTCTCCTCAAGTTGGCTTGTGTGGACACCACCACCAATGAGTTGGTTCTCTTTGTTGTTAGTGTCctgtttctcttacttccccCCACATTCATCCTTATCTCCTATGGCTTCATAACTCAAGCAGTGCTGAGGATCAAGTCAGTGGAGGCAAGACGCAAAGCCTTCagcacctgctcctcccaccttACAGTGGtgatcattttttatggcacCATAATTTACATGTACCTGCAACCAAGTAGCAGTTATGCCCAGGACCAAGGCAAGTTCATCTCCCTTTTCTACACCATGGTGACCCCCACCTTAAATCCTATTATCTACACTTTAAggaacaaggatgtgaaagaatCTGTGAAGAAACTTCTCTCAGGAAAACTGTGCTCCCTTTGGATGTGA
- the LOC140685833 gene encoding olfactory receptor 2G2-like — MGMVRSTNEGNVTGFILLGFSDYPQLQKVLFVVILILYLLTILGNTTIILISRLEPKLHTPMYFFLSHLSFLDLCFTSSVIPQLLVNLWDPMKTITYVGCVVQLCVSLALGSTECVLLAVMSYDHYVAICRPLHYTLLMHPHLCMTLTSLSWLSGVATTLVQSTLTLQLPFCGHHQVDHFICEVPVLMKLACVDTTFNEAELFVASILFLIVPISLILVSYGYIAQAVLKIRSATGRKKVFGTCSSHVMVVIIFYGTIMFMYLQSAKSTYKDQGKFVSLFYTVVTPMLNPLIYTLRNKEVKGALGKFLWKILLVNLT; from the coding sequence ATGGGGATGGTGAGGAGTACCAATGAGGGCAACGTAACAGGTTTTATCCTGTTGGGGTTTTCTGATTATCCTCAGTTACAGAAGGTTCTATTTGTGGTCATCTTGATCTTGTATTTACTAACCATTTTGGGGAACACCACCATCATTCTGATATCTCGTCTAGAACCCAAGCTTCATACAccaatgtatttctttctttctcacctcTCCTTCCTGGACCTCTGCTTTACCAGCAGCGTTATTCCACAGCTCCTGGTAAACTTGTGGGATCCCATGAAAACCATCACCTATGTCGGCTGTGTGGTTCAGCTCTGCGTTTCTCTTGCCCTTGGATCTACTGAGTGTGTCCTCCTGGCTGTGATGTCGTACGATCACTACGTGGCCATCTGCCGCCCCCTTCACTACACTCTGTTAATGCATCCCCATCTCTGCATGACCCTGACGTCTTTGTCATGGCTTAGTGGGGTAGCCACCACCCTGGTCCAGTCCACACTCACCCTGCAGCTACCTTTCTGTGGGCATCACCAAGTGGATCATTTTATCTGTGAGGTTCCTGTACTTATGAAGTTGGCTTGTGTGGACACAACTTTCAACGAAGCTGAGCTCTTTGTGGCCAGTATCCTTTTCCTTATAGTGCCTATCTCCTTGATCCTGGTCTCTTATGGCTACATTGCCCAGGCAGTTTTGAAGATCAGGTCAGCTACTGGAAGAAAGAAAGTGTTTGGAACCTGCTCCTCCCATGTGATGGTTGTCATCATTTTCTATGGAACCATAATGTTCATGTACCTTCAGTCAGCCAAGAGTACATACAAGGACCAGGGAAAGTTTGTCTCCCTCTTTTACACTGTGGTGACTCCCATGCTCAACCCTCTTATCTATACTCTGAGGAACAAAGAGGTTAAGGGGGCACTAGGGAAGTTTCTATGGAAGATTCTGCTGGTAAACCTTACATGA